A region of Mesorhizobium sp. M3A.F.Ca.ET.080.04.2.1 DNA encodes the following proteins:
- a CDS encoding glycosyltransferase family 4 protein, giving the protein MEIAIAVADLVRAGGVERDAARVARVLIDRGHRVRLYSTSAGPLAAGIPITILPARGLTNHGRMAAFASDLQGAVDRRRQLVVGFQKLTGLDVLYCGDWCFAERRRSQLLPRYRVMRQLEEACCGPRSNTALLMLSQPQADAYRRAWSIRPERITVLPPTLAPRRILPSLPDPERQELRRSLGIEERQNAWLWIGVQPRTKGLDRAVAALSLAPDALLLVAGVDPAHKRARRMFEEADRRGCRDRIVAVGAADHAMLDRLFGACDLLVHPARLDVTGTVIVEALAAGVPVVTTQNCGYAAHVSASGAGLVLSPDASPSAIAEAARVVKSKRASLSKLAHDYVATTEMTTGIELAATRIEEVASRMSAA; this is encoded by the coding sequence ATGGAGATTGCGATCGCAGTCGCGGATCTCGTCAGGGCGGGCGGGGTTGAGCGGGATGCCGCGCGAGTGGCGCGGGTGCTGATCGATCGAGGACACCGCGTGAGACTCTACAGCACGTCGGCGGGGCCACTCGCGGCCGGCATTCCAATCACCATACTGCCGGCGCGGGGTCTGACCAATCATGGCCGGATGGCCGCCTTCGCGAGCGATCTTCAGGGCGCTGTCGATCGCCGCAGGCAGCTGGTCGTCGGATTTCAGAAGCTGACCGGGCTCGATGTGCTCTATTGTGGCGATTGGTGCTTCGCCGAGCGGCGGCGATCGCAGCTGTTGCCGCGCTACCGCGTCATGCGGCAGCTGGAGGAGGCCTGTTGCGGCCCGCGCTCGAACACGGCCCTGCTCATGCTCAGCCAGCCCCAGGCCGATGCCTACCGGCGCGCATGGTCGATCCGGCCCGAACGTATCACGGTTCTGCCGCCCACGCTCGCCCCCCGCCGCATTCTTCCCTCGCTGCCCGACCCCGAGCGGCAGGAATTGCGCCGCTCCCTCGGCATCGAGGAGCGACAGAACGCGTGGCTATGGATCGGCGTGCAGCCACGAACCAAAGGCCTGGACCGCGCTGTCGCCGCGCTTTCCCTGGCGCCGGACGCACTGCTGCTGGTCGCCGGCGTCGATCCCGCGCACAAACGCGCGCGCCGGATGTTCGAGGAGGCCGACAGGCGAGGCTGCCGTGATCGCATTGTCGCCGTCGGCGCGGCCGACCACGCCATGCTCGACAGGCTTTTCGGCGCCTGCGACCTGCTCGTTCATCCTGCCCGCCTGGATGTGACCGGCACGGTCATCGTCGAGGCGCTTGCGGCGGGCGTGCCGGTCGTCACGACGCAGAACTGCGGCTATGCCGCGCATGTCAGCGCCTCGGGTGCCGGCCTCGTGCTTTCACCCGATGCCTCGCCGTCGGCGATCGCCGAGGCCGCGCGTGTCGTGAAGAGCAAGCGGGCGAGCCTCAGCAAGCTGGCGCACGACTATGTCGCGACAACCGAAATGACCACCGGGATCGAGCTCGCCGCCACGAGAATCGAAGAGGTCGCGAGCCGGATGTCCGCTGCCTGA
- a CDS encoding SDR family oxidoreductase, which translates to MAIEKVALVTAGGSGMGAAAAKRLAADGFKVGVLSSSGKGEALGKELGGFGVTGSNQSNEDLKRLTDGALERWGRIDVLVNSAGHGPRAQIIEISDEDWHKGIDTYFLNAVRPTRLVTPVMQKQKSGVIINISTAWAFEPSAAFPTSAVARAGLAAYTRIFADTYAGDNIRMNNVLPGWIDSLPETEARRDSVPMKRYGTSEEIAATIAFLASDGAAYITGQNIRVDGGITRAV; encoded by the coding sequence ATGGCGATAGAAAAAGTGGCTCTTGTGACGGCGGGCGGCAGCGGCATGGGGGCGGCGGCGGCGAAGCGGCTGGCGGCCGACGGCTTCAAGGTCGGCGTGCTTTCCTCCTCCGGCAAGGGCGAGGCGCTGGGCAAGGAGCTCGGCGGCTTCGGCGTCACCGGCTCCAACCAGTCGAACGAAGACCTCAAGCGCCTGACCGACGGCGCGCTGGAGCGCTGGGGCCGCATCGACGTGCTGGTCAACAGCGCCGGCCATGGGCCGCGGGCGCAGATCATCGAGATCAGCGACGAGGACTGGCACAAGGGCATCGACACCTATTTCCTCAACGCCGTGCGTCCGACCCGGCTGGTGACGCCGGTGATGCAGAAACAAAAGTCGGGCGTTATCATCAACATCTCGACTGCCTGGGCGTTCGAGCCGAGCGCCGCCTTCCCGACCTCGGCCGTGGCGCGCGCCGGGCTCGCCGCCTACACTAGGATCTTTGCCGACACCTATGCCGGCGACAACATCCGCATGAACAACGTGCTGCCGGGCTGGATCGACAGCCTCCCGGAGACCGAAGCGCGACGCGACAGTGTGCCGATGAAGCGCTACGGCACCTCGGAAGAGATCGCCGCGACGATCGCTTTCCTCGCCTCGGATGGCGCCGCCTACATCACCGGCCAGAACATCCGCGTCGACGGCGGAATAACGAGGGCGGTGTGA
- a CDS encoding pyrroline-5-carboxylate reductase dimerization domain-containing protein, whose translation MSTSFKLGIVGGAGWLGGAIAGAALAAGVVRAEGLALSYRSAKPERFPGAFWTDDNQALADRCDVIMLSVRPQDWPPLGLDAKGKLVISVMAGIRLAEIGDRHGTRRVVRTLPNAAAEVSKSYTPWIASSEATEQDRAIVRAIFDACGLQDEVASERDIDYLTGLTGSGPAFPALLANAMMVHAIGFGLSPEVARRAVNTVLTGTGRLLELNDASPPDTVEAFLGYRGTTAAAIETMRQAGFDEAVAKGLAAAFEKSIAMGKA comes from the coding sequence ATGAGCACATCTTTCAAGCTGGGCATCGTGGGCGGCGCGGGCTGGCTGGGCGGCGCCATTGCGGGCGCGGCGCTGGCAGCCGGAGTCGTGCGCGCGGAAGGTCTCGCCCTCTCCTACCGGAGCGCGAAGCCGGAGCGTTTCCCGGGCGCGTTCTGGACCGACGACAACCAGGCGCTCGCCGACCGTTGCGATGTGATCATGCTTTCGGTGCGGCCGCAGGACTGGCCGCCGCTTGGGCTGGATGCCAAAGGCAAGCTGGTGATTTCGGTGATGGCCGGGATCAGGCTGGCCGAGATCGGCGACAGGCACGGCACGCGCCGGGTCGTGCGCACGCTGCCCAACGCTGCGGCCGAGGTCTCAAAATCCTACACGCCGTGGATCGCGAGCAGCGAGGCCACCGAACAGGACCGCGCCATCGTGCGGGCAATCTTCGATGCCTGCGGTCTGCAGGACGAGGTGGCGAGCGAGCGCGACATCGATTACCTCACCGGCCTGACGGGCTCGGGTCCCGCCTTCCCGGCCCTGCTGGCGAACGCGATGATGGTGCACGCGATCGGCTTCGGCCTGTCGCCGGAAGTCGCGCGCCGCGCCGTCAACACGGTGCTGACGGGGACCGGGCGGCTGCTCGAGCTCAACGACGCCTCTCCCCCCGACACGGTCGAAGCCTTCCTCGGCTATCGCGGCACGACAGCCGCCGCGATCGAGACGATGCGGCAAGCGGGGTTCGACGAGGCGGTCGCCAAAGGGCTGGCGGCGGCATTCGAAAAGTCGATCGCGATGGGCAAGGCGTGA